In a genomic window of Jeotgalibacillus aurantiacus:
- a CDS encoding Rha family transcriptional regulator has protein sequence MTNQLDLVFENQGQAATDSLIISQAFNKRHDRVLQDIRTLGCSDEFRLHNFVESSYMNNQNKEMPCFVMTKKGFTLLAMGYTGPEAMKFKEKYIDQFDRMEESIRTEGAVSKPLSDRQQRILHLQTTLEHEEKFVQVDSRLEKLEKDTRIDSFQQTVIQKQIGSRVARVHRDENLNPDQLDKKKIYPQLHRNLRDSFRVPSYRDIRRIDFDDAVAWIKNWRPMI, from the coding sequence ATGACAAATCAATTAGACCTGGTATTTGAAAACCAAGGTCAAGCAGCTACAGATTCATTGATAATTTCTCAGGCATTTAACAAACGTCATGATCGAGTGCTGCAGGACATCCGAACTTTAGGTTGCAGTGATGAATTCAGACTCCACAATTTCGTGGAGTCCTCATACATGAATAATCAGAACAAGGAAATGCCTTGCTTTGTAATGACGAAAAAAGGCTTCACTCTTTTAGCAATGGGATATACCGGTCCCGAAGCCATGAAATTTAAAGAAAAGTACATTGATCAATTTGACAGGATGGAAGAGTCCATTCGAACAGAGGGTGCGGTTTCAAAACCTCTCTCAGATCGCCAGCAAAGAATTCTTCATCTGCAGACCACCTTGGAGCATGAGGAAAAGTTTGTTCAGGTGGATAGCCGTCTGGAGAAGCTTGAAAAAGATACCCGCATTGATTCATTTCAACAAACCGTGATCCAGAAGCAGATCGGCAGCCGCGTCGCCAGAGTACACCGTGATGAAAATTTAAACCCAGATCAGTTGGATAAAAAGAAAATTTATCCGCAACTCCATCGGAATCTAAGAGACTCATTTCGCGTACCTTCTTACCGGGATATCAGACGCATTGACTTCGATGATGCTGTGGCGTGGATCAAGAACTGGAGACCGATGATATGA
- a CDS encoding DUF6906 family protein: MKSGKRPTRSERQHMLDHGCNPNNWLVSKKAQGVMLLIHRFTNQTKEIPMN, from the coding sequence GTGAAATCAGGTAAACGTCCAACCAGATCGGAGCGGCAGCACATGCTTGACCATGGTTGCAATCCAAATAACTGGCTTGTATCTAAAAAAGCACAAGGAGTTATGCTGCTGATCCACCGCTTTACTAATCAAACCAAAGAAATCCCGATGAACTGA
- a CDS encoding helix-turn-helix domain-containing protein, with translation MELKEYVGKQIKKWREIRGYSQEELAAMINTTKQTISRYETGARHANQDVLFDIAKSLKVSINVFFPEDQEAKDSKLETIAAHIDEDVTEEELEDIKRYIQFIKSQRK, from the coding sequence ATGGAACTAAAAGAGTATGTTGGTAAACAAATTAAAAAATGGAGAGAAATAAGGGGCTACAGTCAAGAGGAACTTGCAGCCATGATTAATACAACGAAGCAAACTATTTCTCGTTACGAAACGGGAGCTCGTCATGCCAACCAAGATGTACTATTTGATATTGCGAAATCGCTTAAGGTATCCATTAATGTATTTTTTCCAGAGGATCAGGAAGCTAAAGATAGTAAACTCGAGACAATTGCAGCTCATATTGATGAAGATGTAACAGAGGAAGAGTTGGAAGATATTAAGCGTTATATCCAATTTATTAAATCACAGCGAAAGTGA
- a CDS encoding helix-turn-helix transcriptional regulator: MILREKSGFSKSHMAKVLGITLKTYTLKERGEYEFTQDEMFTLATFFDKKIDQIFLPRSHQNGDVSNLNKEGVN; this comes from the coding sequence ATGATTTTAAGAGAGAAGTCTGGGTTTAGCAAAAGTCATATGGCTAAGGTATTAGGCATAACGCTTAAGACTTATACCTTAAAAGAACGTGGAGAGTATGAATTTACTCAAGACGAAATGTTTACTTTGGCAACTTTTTTTGATAAAAAGATTGACCAAATTTTTTTACCTCGAAGTCACCAAAATGGTGACGTGAGTAACCTTAATAAGGAGGGAGTAAATTGA
- a CDS encoding helix-turn-helix domain-containing protein, with product MIPQLYDISEVAKIFKTNKNMIYSLIDSGHLTALKLGRLKVTSYEIEDFLKRNNGKDFSDLQNVVDFKREVSK from the coding sequence TTGATTCCTCAGCTTTATGACATCTCGGAGGTTGCCAAGATTTTCAAAACTAACAAGAACATGATTTACAGCCTCATCGATTCCGGTCACTTGACCGCTCTTAAATTAGGGCGGTTAAAAGTTACCTCCTATGAAATTGAAGATTTTCTTAAAAGAAACAACGGTAAAGACTTTTCTGATCTTCAGAACGTTGTGGACTTTAAACGGGAGGTGAGTAAGTGA
- a CDS encoding ImmA/IrrE family metallo-endopeptidase — MRFESLMLEYPELTIKETRKLPKGLPGINKGHMVLIDRKQSLYRKHFILAEEIGHYETTAGDITELDTIPKIKAEIVARRWGYEKIISLDDLVSCFEKKHLTAEDVAIDFEIELDDLKVILDHYFNKYGPSVQHKGYIINFDPFIAININDIERG, encoded by the coding sequence ATGAGGTTTGAATCTTTAATGCTTGAATATCCGGAATTAACAATTAAGGAGACCAGAAAGCTACCAAAGGGTTTGCCAGGAATTAATAAAGGCCATATGGTACTTATTGATCGTAAACAATCACTTTACAGAAAGCATTTCATACTTGCGGAAGAGATCGGTCATTATGAAACTACTGCTGGCGACATCACAGAATTAGATACAATACCAAAAATTAAAGCTGAGATCGTTGCACGACGATGGGGATACGAAAAAATTATATCGCTTGATGACTTGGTATCATGTTTTGAAAAGAAACATTTAACAGCCGAGGATGTGGCAATAGATTTTGAAATCGAGTTGGATGACCTCAAAGTAATTCTCGACCATTACTTTAATAAGTACGGGCCCTCTGTTCAGCATAAGGGATACATAATCAATTTTGATCCATTCATTGCAATTAACATAAACGACATTGAAAGGGGGTGA